The Vulpes lagopus strain Blue_001 chromosome 6, ASM1834538v1, whole genome shotgun sequence genome has a segment encoding these proteins:
- the AKT1 gene encoding RAC-alpha serine/threonine-protein kinase: MNDVAIVKEGWLHKRGEYIKTWRPRYFLLKNDGTFIGYKERPQDVEQRESPLNNFSVAQCQLMKTERPRPNTFIIRCLQWTTVIERTFHVETPEEREEWTTAIQTVADGLKRQEEEMMDFRSGSPSDNSGAEEMEVSLAKPKHRVTMNEFEYLKLLGKGTFGKVILVKEKATGRYYAMKILKKEVIVAKDEVAHTLTENRVLQNSRHPFLTALKYSFQTHDRLCFVMEYANGGELFFHLSRERVFPEDRARFYGAEIVSALDYLHSEKNVVYRDLKLENLMLDKDGHIKITDFGLCKEGIKDGATMKTFCGTPEYLAPEVLEDNDYGRAVDWWGLGVVMYEMLCGRLPFYNQDHEKLFELILMEELRFPRTLSPEAKSLLSGLLKKDPKQRLGGGSEDAKEIMQHRFFASIVWQDVYEKKLSPPFKPQVTSETDTRYFDEEFTAQMITITPPDQGDNMEGEDSERRPHFPQFSYSASGTA, encoded by the exons GGGAGTACATCAAAACCTGGCGGCCCCGGTACTTCCTCCTCAAGAATGACGGCACGTTCATCGGCTACAAGGAGCGGCCCCAGGATGTGGAGCAGCGAGAGTCCCCCCTCAACAACTTCTCTGTGGCAC aaTGTCAGCTGATGAAGACTGAGCGGCCCAGGCCCAACACCTTCATCATCCGTTGCCTGCAGTGGACCACGGTCATTGAGCGCACCTTCCACGTGGAGACACCCGAGGAGCG GGAGGAGTGGACGACTGCCATCCAGACAGTGGCCGACGGGCTcaagaggcaggaggaagagatgaTGGACTTCCGGTCGGGCTCGCCCAGTGACAACTCGGGGGCTGAGGAGATGGAGGTGTCCCTGGCCAAGCCCAAGCACCGTGTG ACCATGAACGAGTTTGAGTACCTGAAGCTGCTGGGGAAGGGCACGTTTGGGAAGGTGATCCTGGTCAAGGAGAAGGCCACGGGCCGCTACTACGCCATGAAGATCCTGAAGAAGGAGGTCATTGTGGCCAAG GACGAGGTTGCCCACACGCTCACGGAGAACCGTGTTCTCCAGAACTCTCGGCACCCCTTCCTGACG GCCCTGAAGTACTCCTTCCAGACCCACGACCGCCTCTGCTTCGTCATGGAGTACGCCAACGGCGGCGAG CTCTTCTTCCACCTGTCCCGGGAGCGGGTGTTCCCCGAGGACCGGGCGCGCTTCTACGGCGCCGAGATCGTGTCGGCCCTGGACTACCTGCACTCGGAGAAGAACGTGGTCTACCGCGACCTCAAG CTGGAGAACCTCATGCTGGACAAGGACGGGCACATCAAGATCACGGACTTCGGGCTGTGCAAGGAAGGCATCAAGGACGGAGCCACCATGAAGACCTTCTGCGGGACGCCCGAGTACCTGGCCCCCGAG GTGCTGGAGGACAACGACTATGGCCGGGCGGTGGACTGGTGGGGGCTGGGCGTGGTCATGTACGAGATGCTGTGCGGCCGCCTGCCCTTCTACAACCAGGACCACGAGAAGCTCTTCGAGCTCATCCTCATGGAGGAGCTGCGCTTCCCGCGCACGCTCAGCCCCGAGGccaagtccctgctctcaggGCTGCTCAAAAAGGACCCCAAGCAGAG GCTCGGAGGGGGCTCAGAGGACGCCAAGGAGATCATGCAGCACCGCTTCTTCGCTAGCATCGTGTGGCAGGACGTGTACGAGAAGAAG CTCAGTCCGCCCTTCAAGCCTCAGGTCACGTCGGAGACGGACACCAGGTATTTTGATGAGGAGTTCACGGCCCAGATGATCACCATCACGCCGCCCGACCAAG GTGACAACATGGAGGGCGAGGACAGCGAGCGGAGGCCCCACTTCCCGCAGTTCTCCTACTCGGCCAGCGGCACGGCGTGA